In Blautia wexlerae DSM 19850, a single window of DNA contains:
- the hpt gene encoding hypoxanthine phosphoribosyltransferase, whose protein sequence is MSEKIKVLLSEEEVDSRIKQIAAKISKDYAGKEIHLICVLKGGVFFTCELAKRITVPVSLDFMSVSSYGDDTKSSGVVKIVKDLDQPLEGKDVLIVEDIIDSGRTLSYLIEILKQRNPNSIRLCTLLDKPERRVRDVRVDYCCFNIPDEFVVGYGLDYAQKYRNLPFIGVVELGED, encoded by the coding sequence ATGAGTGAGAAAATCAAAGTTTTACTCAGCGAAGAGGAAGTAGATTCCCGTATTAAGCAGATCGCAGCAAAGATCAGCAAGGATTATGCAGGCAAGGAAATCCATTTAATCTGTGTATTAAAAGGTGGTGTATTCTTTACCTGTGAACTTGCAAAGAGAATCACAGTGCCGGTTTCTCTTGACTTTATGTCTGTATCCAGCTATGGTGATGACACCAAATCCAGCGGTGTTGTAAAGATCGTCAAAGACCTTGACCAGCCACTGGAGGGCAAAGATGTTCTGATCGTAGAGGATATCATTGACTCAGGAAGAACGTTAAGCTATCTTATTGAGATCCTGAAGCAGAGAAATCCAAACAGCATCCGTCTGTGTACATTGCTGGACAAACCGGAGCGAAGAGTCAGAGATGTAAGAGTTGATTACTGCTGCTTTAACATCCCGGATGAATTTGTAGTAGGCTATGGTCTGGACTATGCACAGAAATACAGGAATCTTCCATTCATCGGAGTAGTGGAACTGGGGGAAGACTGA
- the tilS gene encoding tRNA lysidine(34) synthetase TilS encodes MEREVLAYIKQNRMIGKNEVVLAGVSGGSDSMVMLHILKELQVKLDFTLRVVHVHHGIRGKEADRDQSFVENICRKWQIPCTVYCYDVPGLSREWKLGEEETGRIVRKEAFQREAAVCGRKDSEIKIALAHNQEDLAETMLHNLCRGTGLRGLCTMRPADGEIIRPILCLSRDKIAEYLKEKKISHIQDSTNLSDEYTRNRIRHHILPMLEQQVNGKAAAHMAETAARISQAEEYLTQQSCLVLSEFQKDKGYYFTEKFFTEPQIIQVYALQQAMEQLAGRRKDLAAVHYEKVLELYEMQTGRRISLPYHMEARRDYEGVRLCRCGEEKSAGMIGEKHEGSDIQNGKTVCGKDISDGEWKIRIPGTVTSPLGIFSAEIFLYEGQKIEEKKYTKWMDYDKIEKNPYIRTRRTGDYMVINAQGNTKKLNRCMIDEKIPSEYRDSIPLIACGKEILWMVGSRMNERYKINPQTRKVLVLNYQGGNENE; translated from the coding sequence ATGGAAAGAGAAGTTCTTGCTTATATAAAGCAAAACAGGATGATCGGAAAAAATGAGGTGGTTCTGGCAGGAGTGTCCGGCGGAAGTGACTCTATGGTAATGCTTCACATTTTAAAGGAACTTCAGGTAAAACTGGATTTTACACTGAGAGTGGTTCATGTACATCATGGAATACGTGGAAAGGAAGCGGACAGAGACCAAAGCTTTGTGGAAAACATATGCCGGAAGTGGCAGATTCCATGTACTGTTTATTGTTATGATGTTCCGGGATTGAGCCGGGAGTGGAAGCTGGGCGAGGAAGAGACGGGAAGGATTGTAAGAAAAGAAGCTTTTCAGAGGGAAGCTGCCGTCTGTGGGAGAAAGGACAGCGAGATAAAAATTGCATTAGCGCATAATCAGGAGGATCTTGCGGAAACTATGCTTCATAATCTGTGCAGAGGAACAGGTCTGCGGGGACTATGCACCATGCGCCCTGCAGACGGAGAGATTATCCGCCCGATTCTGTGTTTAAGCCGGGACAAAATTGCAGAGTATCTGAAAGAAAAGAAGATTTCTCATATTCAGGACAGCACCAATCTGTCAGATGAATATACCAGAAACCGAATCAGACATCATATTCTTCCTATGTTGGAACAGCAGGTTAATGGAAAGGCAGCGGCACATATGGCAGAGACTGCGGCAAGGATTTCCCAGGCAGAGGAATATCTTACGCAGCAGAGCTGCCTGGTGTTGAGCGAGTTTCAGAAAGATAAGGGATATTACTTTACTGAAAAATTTTTTACGGAGCCTCAGATCATTCAGGTTTATGCATTACAACAGGCGATGGAACAGCTGGCAGGCAGACGGAAGGATCTGGCAGCTGTTCACTATGAGAAGGTTCTGGAACTTTATGAAATGCAGACCGGAAGACGGATCAGCCTTCCTTATCACATGGAAGCCAGAAGAGATTATGAAGGAGTAAGACTTTGCCGGTGCGGAGAGGAGAAGTCAGCAGGGATGATCGGTGAAAAGCATGAAGGTTCAGATATCCAAAACGGAAAAACAGTTTGCGGAAAAGATATATCAGACGGGGAATGGAAAATCAGAATTCCGGGGACTGTGACCAGTCCGCTGGGAATTTTTTCGGCAGAAATATTTTTGTATGAAGGTCAGAAGATTGAAGAAAAAAAGTATACGAAATGGATGGATTATGATAAAATAGAAAAGAATCCGTATATTCGCACCAGACGGACAGGAGATTATATGGTTATCAATGCGCAGGGGAACACAAAGAAGCTGAACCGCTGTATGATCGATGAGAAAATCCCGTCGGAATACAGAGACAGCATTCCGCTGATCGCATGTGGAAAAGAAATCCTCTGGATGGTGGGAAGCAGGATGAATGAGAGGTATAAAATTAACCCCCAAACCAGGAAGGTGTTAGTATTAAATTACCAAGGAGGAAACGAAAATGAGTGA
- a CDS encoding SpoIIE family protein phosphatase codes for MQEWMIAMLVISIMLIIRDMAKTILAENLPDTEELPSLQEGHPQKERVEKYAASFQKLADTFYGMPYRKDYLSSRQVERIIEDTNAKVCSRCYQREICWGEHSQELVKGVEALVRSMESGNEENVRGIRADWTGICPRSVQYYETVAENFQKERQNLMWDNRMIENRLAVAQQLMEVSHIMENVASDLYDLERATPQFEEELRKGLRKSHVILRRAWMMNKVKGRKQIFLTMRARSGQCISMTEIAQLLSKYCEISMVPVNGSRCIVNGEYHTVHFAEDVSYQVLYGTARLTREEEKVSGDNYICRQEDGGRFVMCLSDGMGSGMEACRESEKVVELLEQFMESGFSQETAAKMVNSALVLKGEEGMFSTVDICAVDLYTGICNFLKAGAASTFIKRDHWVESITSESLAAGLVQQIDFDTASRKLYHGDYLIMMTDGVLDALPDQKEEETMKEIIMDVHEESPKDFGRGILERVLGYSDYHARDDMTVLVAGVWKK; via the coding sequence ATGCAGGAATGGATGATTGCCATGCTCGTTATCAGCATTATGCTGATCATACGGGACATGGCAAAAACTATTTTAGCAGAAAATCTGCCGGATACAGAAGAACTGCCGTCTCTGCAGGAGGGCCATCCTCAGAAAGAGAGGGTGGAGAAGTATGCGGCATCTTTTCAGAAACTGGCAGATACTTTCTACGGGATGCCTTATCGGAAAGATTATCTGAGCAGCAGGCAGGTTGAGCGGATCATTGAGGATACAAATGCAAAGGTATGCAGCAGATGCTATCAGAGGGAAATCTGCTGGGGAGAACACAGTCAGGAGCTGGTGAAAGGAGTGGAGGCACTGGTACGTTCCATGGAGAGCGGAAATGAGGAAAATGTCAGAGGCATCCGCGCTGACTGGACAGGCATATGTCCCCGTTCCGTACAGTATTATGAGACGGTTGCAGAGAATTTTCAGAAAGAAAGGCAGAACCTGATGTGGGATAACCGTATGATCGAGAATCGGCTGGCAGTAGCACAGCAGCTTATGGAAGTCTCACATATCATGGAGAACGTAGCCAGTGATCTGTATGACCTGGAGCGAGCAACACCGCAGTTTGAAGAAGAACTTCGCAAGGGACTGAGAAAGAGCCATGTGATCCTTCGCAGGGCATGGATGATGAATAAGGTGAAAGGACGTAAACAGATTTTTCTCACTATGCGTGCCAGAAGCGGTCAGTGTATTTCCATGACAGAGATCGCACAGCTTCTTTCAAAATACTGTGAAATTTCCATGGTACCTGTAAATGGGAGCAGATGTATTGTAAACGGAGAATATCACACCGTACATTTTGCTGAGGATGTAAGCTATCAGGTTCTCTATGGAACAGCCAGGCTTACCAGAGAAGAAGAGAAGGTTTCCGGAGATAATTATATATGCAGACAGGAAGATGGCGGCAGGTTTGTTATGTGCCTTTCGGATGGCATGGGCTCAGGGATGGAAGCATGCAGGGAGAGCGAGAAAGTTGTGGAACTTCTGGAACAGTTTATGGAGTCAGGATTTTCTCAGGAAACGGCAGCAAAGATGGTAAATTCCGCTCTGGTGCTCAAAGGAGAGGAGGGGATGTTTTCTACGGTGGATATCTGCGCAGTGGACCTTTATACAGGAATCTGCAATTTTCTGAAGGCAGGGGCAGCGTCTACATTTATCAAAAGAGATCACTGGGTGGAATCTATTACTTCTGAAAGTCTGGCCGCAGGGCTTGTACAGCAGATCGATTTTGATACAGCTTCCAGAAAGCTGTACCATGGGGATTACCTGATCATGATGACAGACGGAGTCCTGGATGCATTGCCGGACCAGAAAGAGGAGGAAACCATGAAAGAAATCATTATGGATGTTCATGAGGAATCACCGAAAGATTTCGGCAGGGGAATACTGGAACGGGTGCTGGGATACAGCGATTATCATGCACGGGATGATATGACAGTGCTGGTGGCAGGCGTGTGGAAAAAATAA
- a CDS encoding FtsB family cell division protein, which translates to MGNSNKRKKKKKVGYNSLGMIAIALVVLVLLGGLMLESNDLKERLTGYDAKAATLQQQIEDEQTRTEEIDKLKKYMETDEYAEEIAREKLGLVKDNETVFKKQQ; encoded by the coding sequence TTGGGCAATTCTAATAAAAGGAAGAAAAAAAAGAAAGTAGGGTATAACTCTCTTGGAATGATTGCGATTGCGCTGGTTGTTTTAGTCCTTCTGGGAGGACTTATGCTAGAAAGTAATGACCTCAAGGAACGCCTCACAGGATATGATGCTAAGGCCGCCACTCTTCAGCAACAGATTGAAGATGAGCAGACACGTACAGAAGAAATTGATAAATTAAAGAAATATATGGAGACAGACGAATATGCAGAAGAGATTGCCAGAGAGAAACTGGGACTTGTGAAGGACAATGAGACTGTTTTTAAGAAACAGCAGTAA